Within the Thermodesulfobacteriota bacterium genome, the region TCTCGGCCACAGCCCGGACCACGTCGATCATCAGGTTGCGCTTCTCATGGGAGGCGGTGATGTCGTAAAAGACAATCTCGTCGGCGCCGCTCTCATAATAGATCCGGGCCATCTCCACCGGATCGCCGATATCGACGTTGTTCTGGAACTTGATGCCCTTGGTCGTCCGGCCTTCCCGGACGTCCAGGCAGGGAATGATCCGTTTGCTTAACATGGCGACCACCCGCAGAAATTTTCCAGGATCCGCAGACCCGGCCGGCCGCTCTTTTCCGGATGGAACTGGGTGGCGACCACGTTGGCCTGGCCCATGACCGAGGCAAAGGTCAGGCCATATTCGGTGACGGCCAGACAGTTGTCGTCGCTTTCCGGGGCCGGATAGTAACTGTGAACAAAATAGAAGGCGTCGTCAGCCGCCACTCCGGCCAGAACCGAATGCGCTTTGGTCACCCGGATGGTGTTCCAGCCCATGTGGGGAATCTTCAGCCGGGAACCGTCGGCGTCTTTCATGTCGGCCGGGAAAAGCCGCACCTCGCCTTTGACGATGCCCAGACAGTCACACTGATTTTCATGGCTGAAGCCCAGGATGATCTGGGTGCCCAGACAGATGCCCAGAAGCGGCGTTCCCCGCCGGACCACCTCGCGCACGGCCTCTCCCAACCCGGTGCGGTTAAGGGTGGCCATGGCCGCGCCGGCGGCGCCGACCCCGGGAAAGATGACCCGGTCCGCGGCCAGGATCTCTTCCGGCCGGCCGGTGACCCGGCCGGGACGACCGATCTTTTCCAGTGCCCGGGCCACGCTGGCCAGGTTGCCGGCCTCATAATCCACCACGGCGATCATACCAGGGACTCCTTGGCCTTTTCCCAGAGGCCGTCCAGCGTTTTCATGTCGGTTCCTTCCACGGTCCGGTTCTCCTTTGACAACGCTTCTTCCATGTATTTAAACCGCGCCACGAACTTGTTGACCGACTCGGTCAGGGCCGTTTCCGGATGAACCTTTAAAAACCGGGCCAGATTGACAAAAGTAAAAAAGATATCGCCGAACTCGGCCTGGATCCGCCCGGCATCGGCGGACGAGACGGCGGCTTCCAGTTCCGCCACCTCTTCCTTTATTTTATCCATCACGCCGGAAACATCCGGCCAGTCAAATCCCACCCGG harbors:
- the hisH gene encoding imidazole glycerol phosphate synthase subunit HisH, which encodes MIAVVDYEAGNLASVARALEKIGRPGRVTGRPEEILAADRVIFPGVGAAGAAMATLNRTGLGEAVREVVRRGTPLLGICLGTQIILGFSHENQCDCLGIVKGEVRLFPADMKDADGSRLKIPHMGWNTIRVTKAHSVLAGVAADDAFYFVHSYYPAPESDDNCLAVTEYGLTFASVMGQANVVATQFHPEKSGRPGLRILENFCGWSPC